In Pyricularia oryzae 70-15 chromosome 2, whole genome shotgun sequence, one genomic interval encodes:
- a CDS encoding P450 monooxygenase, translating into MSILPPVLAVATGWTKMSPLGSFALYFAAVSALLGLAAYVIRIGDHVRRMPPFINPPKPYDLTYSRSKMQAVAGTEGLMSKARERFGDKPYSIVTLGGPVMVLPVRFADEIRSDARLSFTKSAEQDFHAHLPAFRPFKGDITELLAAVAKTHLTKLIAKTTRPLCDEASRTLKMRIGDVSDWQHLGLEDLTLDMASRMAARVTSGEELCRNETWLRNTIQYTIHAAVAAAKLRLFPAPLRYLAHLVLPESRAMRAELARARELVAGVVDKRRRQRLHAAEAGLSAPRYEDAIEWGAAAAAEQSRASGGGGHYDPALFQLQTSVVGLHSTTDLLTQTLINILIHPDVVPPLRREIVSALGTEGWSKPCLHKLQLLDGVMKETQRLKPLELITMHRIATADVRLSDGSLIPKHTHSVVANTTRLDPSVYENPGDFDPFRWMRMGDSDETKHQAPMVSAGVNSLGFGYGLHVCPGRFFATDLVKMALCHLLIKYDMELDQESRPRPYVPMGFFLGHDQQVKIRIRRRAEEIDLDI; encoded by the exons ATGAGCATTCTTCCACCTGTGCTGGCAGTAGCCACCGGATGGACCAAGATGAGCCCCTTGGGCAGTTTCGCCTTGTATTTTGCAGCAGTGTCGGCGCTGCTCGGCCTGGCCGCCTACGTGATACGCATCGGCGACCACGTCAGGCGCATGCCGCCGTTTATCAACCCCCCCAAGCCGTACGACCTGACTTACTCACGTAGTAAGATGCAGGCCGTCGCCGGCACCGAAGGCCTGATGAGCAAGGCGCGGGAAAGGTTTGGCGACAAGCCTTATAGTATTGTCACGCTCGGCGGGCCCGTCATGGTGCTGCCGGTCAGGTTTGCAGACGAGATCCGAAGTGATGCCCGATTGAGCTTCACAAAGTCGGCGGAACAG GACTTTCACGCCCACTTGCCCGCTTTCCGGCCCTTCAAAGGAGACATCACCGAGCTGCTAGCCGCAGTTGCAAAGACTCATCTGACCAAACTCATTG CCAAAACGACGAGGCCTCTCTGTGACGAGGCATCCCGCACTCTCAAGATGCGAATCGGTGATGTTTCGG ATTGGCAGCACCTTGGCCTCGAGGACCTGACGCTGGACATGGCCTCCCGCATGGCGGCGCGCGTGACCTCTGGCGAAGAGCTGTGCCGCAACGAGACATGGCTCCGCAACACGATCCAGTACACGAtccacgccgccgtcgccgccgccaagctgAGGCTCTTCCCGGCCCCGCTCCGATATCTGGCGCATCTCGTCCTGCCCGAGTCCCGCGCCATGCGTGCCGAGCTCGCCAGGGCCCGCGAGCTGGTCGCCGGCGTTGTCGAcaagcgccgccgccagagGCTGCATGCCGCCGAGGCGGGTCTGTCGGCGCCGCGATACGAAGACGCCATTGAATGGggagccgccgctgccgccgagcAGTCCCGGGCGTCTGGGGGTGGTGGTCACTACGACCCGGCTCTGTTTCAACTCCAAACGTCCGTCGTTGGTCTTCACAGCACTACCGACCTTCTCACGCAGACTCTTATCAACATACTAATCCACCCAGATGTCGTGCCGCCGCTGCGTCGCGAAATAGTCTCCGCCCTTGGTACTGAGGGCTGGTCAAAACCGTGCCTGCATAAGCTGCAGCTCTTGGATGGGGTCATGAAGGAGACGCAGCGTCTGAAGCCGCTGGAGTTGA TCACCATGCACCGCATTGCCACAGCCGACGTACGGCTATCAGACGGCAGCCTGATACCAAAGCACACGCACTCGGTGGTGGCCAACACGACGCGGCTGGACCCGTCCGTCTACGAGAACCCGGGCGACTTTGATCCGTTCCGCTGGATGAGGATGGGGGACTCGGACGAAACCAAGCACCAGGCGCCCATGGTCAGCGCGGGTGTCAACTCGCTCGGCTTCGGCTACGGTCTGCACGTGTGCCCCGGCCGCTTTTTTGCCACAGACCTCGTCAAGATGGCTCTCTGCCACCTGCTCATCAAGTACGACATGGAGCTGGATCAGGAGTCCCGTCCCAGGCCGTACGTGCCCATGGGCTTCTTTCTGGGCCACGACCAGCAGGTCAAGATTAGGATCCGGAGGCGAGCAGAAGAGATTGATCTGGATATATAG
- a CDS encoding inner membrane protein yicO codes for MGWVQKIDHAIGRSVVGRWFQLDGSGHHKERKGSNFSTEIRAGLATFFAMSYIIAVNASIVSDTGGTCTCDRTIDPTCVADQAYALCKSEIRRDMITATAAISALGSFFMGLLANMPVGIAPGMGMNAYFAYTVVGFNGTGLVPYQVAVTAIFVEGFIFFGLALLGMRQWLARAIPRCIKLATSVGIGLFLTIIGLTYSQGIGLIVGSVSTPLELAGCAPEDRITREGPGGTEVLGCPGSHKMRNPALWVAIFCGGVFTVILMMYRVKGAIIAGILLVSIISWPRGTDLTYFPYTPVGDDNFDFFRRVADFHPISRTLAVQEWNIGNYGGQFGLALITFLYVDILDCTGTLYAMAKHADLMDPVTQDFEGSTIAYMVDSIAISIGALFGTPPVTAFVESGAGISEGGKTGLTAMTTGLCFFISIFFAPIFASIPSWATGCVLILVGSMMVRNVTEINWNYMGDAVPAFVTIALMPFTYSIADGLIAGICLYILINTLVWAIEKASGGRLVPHNKESKDPWTWRIPGGVLPQWMVRLSRGKKDFWRGDRPVQGEGASDGDEPRPGPGAVALIRDDADHPMGEKRVSNGDSPERRGSSDVVAAATPPVQTSGDKKLM; via the exons ATGGGCTGGGTGCAGAAAATCGACCACGCCATCGGCAGGTCTGTCGTTGGGCGCTGGTTCCAGCTCGATGGCTCCGGCCACCACAAGGAGCGCAAGGGATCCAACTTTTCTACAGAGATCCGTGCTGGACTGGCGACCTTTTTCGCCATGTC ATACATCATCGCCGTCAACGCCAGCATCGTCTCGGACACGGGCGGCACTTGTACCTGTGACCGCACGATCGACCCCACCTGCGTTGCGGACCAGGCCTACGCCCTCTGCAAGAGCGAAATTCGACGTGATATGATCACCGCGACGGCTGCCATTTCGGCTCTGGGTAGCTTCTTTATGGGTCTCTTGGCCAACATGCCCGTTGGGATTGCGCCCGGCATGGGCATGAATGC TTACTTTGCCTACACCGTCGTCGGCTTCAACGGTACCGGCTTGGTCCCCTACCAGGTCGCCGTCACAGCCATCTTTGTGGAGGGCTTCATCTTCTTCGGTCTGGCGCTCCTCGGCATGCGCCAGTGGCTCGCACGTGCAATCCCGCGATGCATCAAGCTCGCCACCAGCGTCGGCATCGGTCTCTTCCTCACAATCATTGGCCTGACGTACAGCCAAGGCATCGGCCTGATCGTCGGTTCCGTATCCACCCCTCTTGAGCTGGCCGGCTGCGCGCCCGAGGACCGCATCACACGGGAGGGGCCGGGCGGTACCGAAGTTCTGGGCTGTCCCGGCAGCCACAAGATGCGCAACCCGGCCCTGTGGGTCGCCATCTTTTGCGGCGGCGTCTTCACCGTCATTCTCATGATGTACCGCGTCAAGGGCGCCATCATCGCCGGAATCCTGCTCGTTTCCATCATCTCGTGGCCCCGGGGTACCGACCTGACCTATTTCCCCTACACTCCCGTAGGCGACGACAACTTTGACTTTTTCCGCCGCGTCGCCGACTTCCACCCCATCTCGCGCACCCTTGCCGTTCAGGAGTGGAACATTGGAAACTACGGCGGTCAGTTTGGTCTTGCGCTCATCACGTTCCTCTACGTCGACATCCTCGACTGCACCGGAACTCTGTACGCCATGGCCAAGCACGCCGACCTCATGGATCCCGTGACGCAGGACTTTGAGGGATCAACCATCGCCTACATGGTCGACAGCATTGCCATCTCCATCGGCGCTCTGTTTGGTACTCCCCCGGTGACCGCCTTTGTCGAGTCCGGTGCCGGAATCTCCGAGGGCGGCAAGACGGGTCTgacggccatgacgaccggcctgtgcttcttcatcagcatcTTTTTCGCACCCATCTTCGCCTCGATCCCGTCCTGGGCCACGGGCTGCGTCCTCATCCTGGTGGGCTCCATGATGGTGCGCAACGTGACCGAGATCAACTGGAACTACATGGGCGACGCGGTGCCGGCCTTTGTGACCATCGCGCTCATGCCCTTCACCTACTCCATCGCCGACGGCCTGATTGCCGGCATCTGCCTGTACATCCTCATCAACACGCTGGTCTGGGCCATCGAGAAGGCGTCGGGCGGCCGGCTGGTGCCCCACAACAAGGAGTCCAAGGACCCCTGGACCTGGCGCATCCCCGGCGGCGTGCTGCCGCAGTGGATGGTGCGTCTCTCGCGCGGCAAGAAGGACTTTTGGCGCGGCGACAGGCCCGTCCAGGGCGAGGGCGCAAGCGACGGCGACGAGCCCCGCCCGGGGCCCGGTGCTGTGGCGCTGATCCGGGACGACGCCGACCACCCCATGGGGGAGAAGCGCGTGTCCAACGGCGACTCGCCCGAGAGGAGGGGTTCGTCGGATGTCGTGGCTGCGGCGACACCGCCGGTGCAGACGTCGGGCGACAAGAAGTTGATGTGA
- a CDS encoding ent-kaurene oxidase: MITSLSPTLSSPWLWLIIGSVALAYARLAQRRPSSLSKYPLFHQRRWFDVWGVWERGEFLLKGANQAIAKAAQHYGIGEPFCMRDPWGEILVLPAEHAHYLKSNTGFAFEPFFNARTHASLNDGLAGFLELAKLPNIVSQGVKANLTQVSQKQLNDLSEDTLSAIDDLVPAGDGNWGEIPVSDVVVKIVHRVSSRTFLGNDGPRNTQWLDLAQTYTPDISLAGFILDLVPPLLRPLAQWCIPAMHRGRRQLATARGLVAAMIDERRRRQEVQPVSSDGGEKKQVVGSDDAIGWFDRAAGGDARLYDAAAAQLALTFVADHTSANFIAKALLDLARHPEVVRELRREIEREVSGLGWAGWEKANLHRMKLLDSVIKESMRLQPIFFASMLGAVTQEMSLKDGTVLPVGTRIAVSGDGNRDPEVYDKPDEWDGYRYYKMRQGGEREDMAQLACATTEHAGFGVGKHSCPGRFYAADFMKIILCHLLMRYDWKVSEAGPETVVMGWTQMVHPEAKILLRRRS, from the exons ATGATAACCTCTCTCTCACCTACCCTCTCATCACCCTGGTTATGGCTCATAATTGGCAGTGTGGCGCTAGCGTACGCCAGGCTTGCCCAGCGTCGTCCGTCTTCTTTGTCGAAATACCCCCTcttccaccagcggcggtggTTCGACGTCTGGGGCGTCTGGGAGCGAGGCGAGTTTTTGCTCAAAGGTGCCAACCAGGCAATAGCCAAAGCCGCTCAGCACTATGGGATCGGAGAGCCCTTTTGCATGAGGGACCCGTGGGGCGAGATATTGGTACTGCCTGCAGAGCATGCACATTATCTCAAGAGCAATACCGGGTTTGCTTTTGAGCCGTTTTTCAACGCG AGAACACACGCATCACTCAATGATGGCTTGGCCGGTTTCCTAGAGCTTGCGAAACTGCCGAATATCGTCAGCCAGGGGGTCAAGGCAAACTTGACCCAAGTTTCTC AAAAACAGCTCAATGATCTATCCGAGGACACTCTGTCGGCCATAGACGACCTCGTACCAGCTGGAGACG GCAACTGGGGGGAAATCCCAGTGTCGGACGTGGTGGTCAAGATCGTACATAGGGTATCGAGCCGGACCTTTCTCGGCAACGACGGGCCGCGCAACACACAATGGCTGGACCTGGCGCAGACCTACACTCCCGACATCTCGCTGGCTGGATTCATCCTGGACCTGGTCCCGCCTCTGCTCCGGCCGCTGGCCCAGTGGTGCATCCCGGCCATGCACCGGGGACGCCGGCAGCTCGCGACGGCCCGCGGCCTTGTGGCGGCCATGATTGacgagcggcggcggcggcaggagGTGCAGCCGGTGTCGTCGGACGGCGGGGAGAAGAAGCAggtggtgggcagcgacgacGCCATTGGGTGGTTCGACCGCGCGGCCGGCGGGGACGCCCGGCTCTAcgacgcggcggcggcgcagctGGCTCTGACGTTTGTGGCCGACCACACCTCGGCAAACTTTATCGCCAAGGCGCTCCTGGACCTCGCCCGCCATCCCGAGGTGGTTCGCGAGCTGCGGCGGGAAATTGAGAGGGAGGTGAGCGGTCTGGGATGGGCCGGCTGGGAAAAGGCAAACCTGCACCGGATGAAGCTGTTGGACAGCGTTATCAAGGAGAGCATGCGGCTTCAACCCATATTTTTTG cttcgatgCTGGGAGCCGTCACCCAGGAGATGAGCCTCAAGGACGGCACCGTCCTCCCGGTCGGTACGAGGATTGCCGTCTCGGGGGACGGGAACCGCGACCCAGAGGTCTACGACAAGCCAGACGAGTGGGACGGGTATCGCTACTACAAGATGCGACAGGGCGGAGAGAGGGAGGACATGGCACAGCTCGCTTGCGCCACCACCGAGCACGCCGGGTTCGGCGTCGGCAAGCATTCGTGCCCCGGGAGGTTCTATGCCGCCGACTTCATGAAGATTATCCTGTGCCACCTGCTGATGAGGTATGACTGGAAAGTATCCGAGGCTGGTCCCGAGACTGTGGTCATGGGTTGGACTCAGATGGTTCACCCGGAGGCCAAGATCCTGCTACGACGACGTAGTTag